One window of the Anguilla rostrata isolate EN2019 chromosome 13, ASM1855537v3, whole genome shotgun sequence genome contains the following:
- the LOC135238600 gene encoding MYND-type zinc finger-containing chromatin reader ZMYND8-like isoform X4, whose protein sequence is MHPQSLAEEEIKQESDVGEGMDISTRSKVSDLGSVEGSAQKRKLPSPPHSSNGHSSSETSPSPVKKKKKPGLVNNSKEQSELRHGPFYYAKQPLTEPVDVVPQDGRNDFYCWVCHREGQVLCCELCPRVYHAKCLKLAAEPEGDWFCPECEKITVAECIETQSKAMTMLTIDQLSFLLKFALQKMKQPGTEPFQKPVSLEQHPDYAEYIFHAMDLCTLEKNIKKKMYGCTEAFLADVKWILHNCIIYNGGNHKLTATAKVIIKICEHEMNEIEVCPECYLSACQKRENWFCEPCSNPHPLVWAKLKGFPFWPAKAIRDKDGQVDARFFGQHDRAWVPLNNCYLMSKEIPFSVKKTKSIFNSAMQEMEIYVENSRKKFGVFNYAPFRTPYTPDNQFQMLLDPSNPSVGSVKPEKQEKIKFSFDMTASPKILLGKSALPGSGGRRVSLTDMPRSPMSTNSSVHTGSDVEPDTTEKGGGKAVSSHLSAGEESMDCAASPAPTKTGPTGSVTDSPKPFSPQAPAPIVPKQERTSTTGSILNLNLDRSKAEMDLKELSESVQQQHAVPVVLTSPKRQIRSRFQLNLDKTIESCKAQLGIDEISEDVYKGVEHSDSEDSEKSDSSDSEYASEEEQRTKRGEPEAEDKGDKADKDSKRKARAPSADDDKESGAEGPAEAPPPTPAGEKRSAESPAKEKPGGAGDGDKEPAETARPPQAAATKDKLQAKEGSPQPAPDDQDVDSDSERKLVIDFEGDQASQERKKSKKESAGAGDPKEAPAAKPEGKAPAPSSAVPLPPIEAASSTPSVKDPSQPPITIPLNMVSFTASALLPNAPSTVKKQRPLLPRETAPVVQRAVVWNPTTKFQTSSQKWHLQKVQRQQQGQQPAAQTQGSPQQLTQTQSQTPAQTQSLAAASLQQSPSTRYQTRQAVKAVQQKDAPQPTPTTAVTLVTTTPAVPMIAAPLTVNTPSSSGDFQIATTSADVAADIAKYTNKIMDTIKGTMTEMYNDLSKSTSGNTVAEIRRLRIEIEKLQWLHQQELSEMKHNLELTMAEMRQSLEQERERLVAEVKKQMEVEKQQAVDDTKKKQWCANCRKEAIFYCCWNTSYCDYPCQQAHWPEHMKSCTQSATASQQESETEAATDATSKASGQPASGQSSPTEAATAPTDTDCSLEKSKDSSSAVSVS, encoded by the exons ATGCATCCACAGAG TTTGGCCGAGGAGGAGATTAAGCAGGAGTCGGATGTGGGAGAGGGGATGGACATCTCCACACGTTCCAAAG TTTCAGATCTGGGATCAGTTGAAGGGTCAGCTCAGAAACGCAAGCTGCCCAGCCCCCCACACTCCTCCAATGGGCACTCGTCCTCAGAAACCTCACCCAGCCCCgtcaaaaagaagaagaaaccgGGCCTTGTCAACAACAGTAAAGAGcag TCAGAGCTAAGACACGGTCCCTTTTACTATGCGAAGCAGCCACTCACAGAGCCTGTTGATGTTGTGCCGCAGGACGGGCGGAACGACTTCTACTGCTGGGTGTGCCACCGCGAGGGCCAGGTCCTCTGCTGTGAGCTCTGCCCTCGGGTCTACCACGCCAAGTGTCTCAAACTGGCCGCTGAGCCCGAGGGCGACTGGTTCTGTCCCGAGTGTGAG aaaataacagtggCTGAGTGCATAGAAACTCAAAGTAAAGCGATGACCATGCTAACAATAGACCAGCTGTCTTTTCTGCTCAAGTTTGCACTTCAGAAGATGAAACAGCCTGGC ACAGAACCATTTCAGAAGCCTGTGTCTCTTGAGCAGCACCCGGACTACGCTGAATACATTTTCCATGCCATGGACCTTTGTACCTTAGAGAAG AatatcaaaaagaaaatgtatggcTGTACGGAGGCGTTTTTGGCTGATGTAAAATGGATCTTGCACAACTGCATCATTTATAATGGAG GTAATCACAAGCTGACAGCAACAGCTAAAGTCatcattaaaatatgtgaacATGAA ATGAATGAAATTGAAGTCTGCCCTGAGTGCTATCTGTCAGCTTGCCAAAAGAGGGAAAACTGGTTTTGTGAGCCATGC agtaacccccaccccctggtgTGGGCCAAGCTCAAAGGCTTTCCGTTCTGGCCAGCCAAGGCCATCCGGGACAAGGACGGCCAGGTGGACGCTCGCTTTTTTGGGCAGCATGACCG GGCTTGGGTCCCTTTGAACAACTGCTACCTCATGTCTAAAGAGATCcctttttctgtgaaaaagaCCAAGAGCATCTTCAACAGTGCAATGCAAGAGATGGAGATCTATGTGGAGAACAGCCGCAAAAAGTTCGGCGTTTTCAACTACGCCCCCTTCAGGACACCGTACACACCTGACAACCAGTTCCAGATGCTGCTGGACCCCTCCAATCCGTCTGTGGGCTCCGTCAAGCCCGAAAAGCAGGAGAAGATCAAGTTCAGCTTTGACATGACGGCCTCTCCCAAGATCCTCCTGGGCAAGAGCGCGTTGCCAGGCAGCGGAGGGCGGCGGGTGTCCCTGACGGACATGCCCCGCTCTCCCATGAGCACCAACTCCTCGGTCCACACGGGCTCTGACGTGGAGCCGGACACCACGGAGAAGGGTGGAGGCAAAGCTGTGTCCAGCCACCTCAGCGCTGGGGAGGAGTCCATGGACTGTGCAG CTTCTCCTGCCCCCACTAAGACTGGTCCTACAGGCAGCGTGACAGACAGCCCCAAGCCCTTCTCCCCTCAGGCACCCGCTCCTATTGTTCCCAAGCAGGAGAGGACATCCACCACCGGCAGCATCCTCAACCTCAACCTGG ATCGGAGCAAGGCGGAGATGGACCTGAAGGAGCTGAGTGAGagtgtgcagcagcagcacgccGTGCCGGTGGTGCTCACCTCTCCTAAGAGACAGATCAGGAGCCGCTTTCAGCTCAACCTGGACAAGACCATTGAGAGCTGCAAAGCACAGCTGG GGATTGATGAGATCTCTGAAGACGTGTACAAGGGCGTGGAGCACAGCGATTCGGAGGACTCCGAGAAGTCCGACTCCAGCGACAGCGAGTACGCGagtgaggaggagcagaggacgAAGAGGGGCGAGCCCGAGGCCGAGGACAAAGGCGACAAGGCCGACAAGGACTCCAAGAGGAAGGCCAGAGCGCCCTCTGCGGACGACGACAAGGAGAGCGGGGCGGAGGGCCCcgccgaggccccgcccccgaccccgGCCGGCGAGAAGAGATCCGCCGAATCGCCGGCGAAGGAGAAGCCCGGCGGCGCCGGCGACGGAGACAAGGAGCCCGCGGAGACGGCCAGGCCGCCACAGGCCGCCGCGACGAAGGACAAGCTCCAGGCGAAGGAGGGGAGCCCGCAGCCGGCCCCCGACGATCAGGACGTGGACTCGGACTCGGAGCGCAAGCTCGTCATCGACTTCGAGGGAgaccaggccagccaggagcGCAAGAAGAGCAAGAAGGAGTCCGCTGGGGCTGGAGACCCCAAAGAGGCCCCCGCTGCCAAACCTGAGG GTAAAGCTCCTGCACCCTCCAGTGCAGTTCCATTGCCACCTATCGAAGCAGCTTCCTCCACCCCAAGCGTCAAAGACCCCTCCCAGCCGCCCATCACCATCCCCCTCAACATGGTCTCCTTCACGGCATCCGCCCTCCTGCCTAACGCCCCGTCCACCGTGaagaaacagcgccccctgctgccccggGAGACCGCCCCTGTGGTGCAGCGCGCTGTGGTGTGGAACCCCACCACCAAGTTCCAGACCTCGTCCCAGAAGTGGCACCTGCAGAAGGTGCAGAGgcagcagcagggccagcaGCCGGCTGCGCAGACGCAGGGAAGCCCTCAGCAGCTGACGCAGACGCAGTCCCAGACGCCTGCCCAAACGCAGTCCCTCGCGGCCGCGTCGCTGCAGCAGTCCCCCAGCACGCGCTACCAAACGCGGCAGGCGGTGAAAG CCGTTCAGCAGAAGGATGCCCCTCAGCCCACTCCCACCACGGCCGTGACCTTGGTAACCACCACTCCAGCTGTGCCCATGATTGCTGCCCCCTTGACGGTCAACACACCCTCGTCCTCCGGGGACTTCCAGATCGCCACCACCTCCGCTGACGTCGCAGCGGACATAGCCAAGTACACCAACAAA ATTATGGACACAATTAAAGGTACAATGACAGAGATGTACAATGACCTCTCTAAGAGTACATCGGGAAATACTGTAGCAGAG ATTCGGCGTTTGAGAATCGAAATTGAGAAACTGCAGTGGTTGCATCAGCAAGAGCTTTCAGAAATGAAGCACAATTTAG AGCTGACCATGGCAGAGATGAGGCAGAGtctggagcaggagagagagcgtctGGTGGCTGAGGTGAAGAAGCAGATGGAGGTGGAGAAGCAGCAGGCGGTGGATGACACTAAGAAGAAGCAGTGGTGCGCTAACTGCAGGAAGGAGGCCATCTTCTACTGCTGCTGGAACACCAGCTACTGCGACTACCCCTGCCAGCAGGCCCACTGGCCCGAGCACATGAAGTCCTGCACACAGTCGG CGACGGCCTCTCAGCAGGAGTCTGAGACGGAGGCAGCCACAGACGCTACGAGCAAAGCCTCCGGACAGCCAGCCAGCGGCCAGTCGTCCCCGACAGAGGCCGCCACGGCGCctacagacacagactgcagcCTGGAGAAAAGCAAAGACAGCAGCAGCGCCGTCAGCGTGTCCTAA
- the LOC135238600 gene encoding MYND-type zinc finger-containing chromatin reader ZMYND8-like isoform X1, with product MYLKAEKDHLCRKDYFICEKFPLHCRGVSVRESTAVSCVVQSDPSVPHSDQSQRQPRLQIDDRRGAARESKALLENSAPFSVFIPLPSNISKAPAEEFVLYTLCLKTSLAEEEIKQESDVGEGMDISTRSKVSDLGSVEGSAQKRKLPSPPHSSNGHSSSETSPSPVKKKKKPGLVNNSKEQSELRHGPFYYAKQPLTEPVDVVPQDGRNDFYCWVCHREGQVLCCELCPRVYHAKCLKLAAEPEGDWFCPECEKITVAECIETQSKAMTMLTIDQLSFLLKFALQKMKQPGTEPFQKPVSLEQHPDYAEYIFHAMDLCTLEKNIKKKMYGCTEAFLADVKWILHNCIIYNGGNHKLTATAKVIIKICEHEMNEIEVCPECYLSACQKRENWFCEPCSNPHPLVWAKLKGFPFWPAKAIRDKDGQVDARFFGQHDRAWVPLNNCYLMSKEIPFSVKKTKSIFNSAMQEMEIYVENSRKKFGVFNYAPFRTPYTPDNQFQMLLDPSNPSVGSVKPEKQEKIKFSFDMTASPKILLGKSALPGSGGRRVSLTDMPRSPMSTNSSVHTGSDVEPDTTEKGGGKAVSSHLSAGEESMDCAASPAPTKTGPTGSVTDSPKPFSPQAPAPIVPKQERTSTTGSILNLNLDRSKAEMDLKELSESVQQQHAVPVVLTSPKRQIRSRFQLNLDKTIESCKAQLGIDEISEDVYKGVEHSDSEDSEKSDSSDSEYASEEEQRTKRGEPEAEDKGDKADKDSKRKARAPSADDDKESGAEGPAEAPPPTPAGEKRSAESPAKEKPGGAGDGDKEPAETARPPQAAATKDKLQAKEGSPQPAPDDQDVDSDSERKLVIDFEGDQASQERKKSKKESAGAGDPKEAPAAKPEGKAPAPSSAVPLPPIEAASSTPSVKDPSQPPITIPLNMVSFTASALLPNAPSTVKKQRPLLPRETAPVVQRAVVWNPTTKFQTSSQKWHLQKVQRQQQGQQPAAQTQGSPQQLTQTQSQTPAQTQSLAAASLQQSPSTRYQTRQAVKAVQQKDAPQPTPTTAVTLVTTTPAVPMIAAPLTVNTPSSSGDFQIATTSADVAADIAKYTNKIMDTIKGTMTEMYNDLSKSTSGNTVAEIRRLRIEIEKLQWLHQQELSEMKHNLELTMAEMRQSLEQERERLVAEVKKQMEVEKQQAVDDTKKKQWCANCRKEAIFYCCWNTSYCDYPCQQAHWPEHMKSCTQSATASQQESETEAATDATSKASGQPASGQSSPTEAATAPTDTDCSLEKSKDSSSAVSVS from the exons ATGTATTTGAAGGCAGAAAAGGACCATTTATGCAGGAAGGACTATTTTATCTGTGAGAAATTCCCCCTGCATTGCAGAGGGGTGTCTGTGAGGGAGAGCACAGCAGTGAGCTGTGTTGTCCAATCAGATCCCTCCGTGCCGCACTCAGACCAATCGCAGCGGCAGCCGAGGTTACAGATTGACGATCGCCGTGGAGCTGCGAGGGAGAGCAAGGCCCTTCTGGAAAATTCTGCACCCTTCTCTGTTTTCATCCCTCTGCCATCCAATATTTCTAAGGCCCCAGCTGAAGAATTTGTGTTGTATACTCTGTGCCTTAAGACAAG TTTGGCCGAGGAGGAGATTAAGCAGGAGTCGGATGTGGGAGAGGGGATGGACATCTCCACACGTTCCAAAG TTTCAGATCTGGGATCAGTTGAAGGGTCAGCTCAGAAACGCAAGCTGCCCAGCCCCCCACACTCCTCCAATGGGCACTCGTCCTCAGAAACCTCACCCAGCCCCgtcaaaaagaagaagaaaccgGGCCTTGTCAACAACAGTAAAGAGcag TCAGAGCTAAGACACGGTCCCTTTTACTATGCGAAGCAGCCACTCACAGAGCCTGTTGATGTTGTGCCGCAGGACGGGCGGAACGACTTCTACTGCTGGGTGTGCCACCGCGAGGGCCAGGTCCTCTGCTGTGAGCTCTGCCCTCGGGTCTACCACGCCAAGTGTCTCAAACTGGCCGCTGAGCCCGAGGGCGACTGGTTCTGTCCCGAGTGTGAG aaaataacagtggCTGAGTGCATAGAAACTCAAAGTAAAGCGATGACCATGCTAACAATAGACCAGCTGTCTTTTCTGCTCAAGTTTGCACTTCAGAAGATGAAACAGCCTGGC ACAGAACCATTTCAGAAGCCTGTGTCTCTTGAGCAGCACCCGGACTACGCTGAATACATTTTCCATGCCATGGACCTTTGTACCTTAGAGAAG AatatcaaaaagaaaatgtatggcTGTACGGAGGCGTTTTTGGCTGATGTAAAATGGATCTTGCACAACTGCATCATTTATAATGGAG GTAATCACAAGCTGACAGCAACAGCTAAAGTCatcattaaaatatgtgaacATGAA ATGAATGAAATTGAAGTCTGCCCTGAGTGCTATCTGTCAGCTTGCCAAAAGAGGGAAAACTGGTTTTGTGAGCCATGC agtaacccccaccccctggtgTGGGCCAAGCTCAAAGGCTTTCCGTTCTGGCCAGCCAAGGCCATCCGGGACAAGGACGGCCAGGTGGACGCTCGCTTTTTTGGGCAGCATGACCG GGCTTGGGTCCCTTTGAACAACTGCTACCTCATGTCTAAAGAGATCcctttttctgtgaaaaagaCCAAGAGCATCTTCAACAGTGCAATGCAAGAGATGGAGATCTATGTGGAGAACAGCCGCAAAAAGTTCGGCGTTTTCAACTACGCCCCCTTCAGGACACCGTACACACCTGACAACCAGTTCCAGATGCTGCTGGACCCCTCCAATCCGTCTGTGGGCTCCGTCAAGCCCGAAAAGCAGGAGAAGATCAAGTTCAGCTTTGACATGACGGCCTCTCCCAAGATCCTCCTGGGCAAGAGCGCGTTGCCAGGCAGCGGAGGGCGGCGGGTGTCCCTGACGGACATGCCCCGCTCTCCCATGAGCACCAACTCCTCGGTCCACACGGGCTCTGACGTGGAGCCGGACACCACGGAGAAGGGTGGAGGCAAAGCTGTGTCCAGCCACCTCAGCGCTGGGGAGGAGTCCATGGACTGTGCAG CTTCTCCTGCCCCCACTAAGACTGGTCCTACAGGCAGCGTGACAGACAGCCCCAAGCCCTTCTCCCCTCAGGCACCCGCTCCTATTGTTCCCAAGCAGGAGAGGACATCCACCACCGGCAGCATCCTCAACCTCAACCTGG ATCGGAGCAAGGCGGAGATGGACCTGAAGGAGCTGAGTGAGagtgtgcagcagcagcacgccGTGCCGGTGGTGCTCACCTCTCCTAAGAGACAGATCAGGAGCCGCTTTCAGCTCAACCTGGACAAGACCATTGAGAGCTGCAAAGCACAGCTGG GGATTGATGAGATCTCTGAAGACGTGTACAAGGGCGTGGAGCACAGCGATTCGGAGGACTCCGAGAAGTCCGACTCCAGCGACAGCGAGTACGCGagtgaggaggagcagaggacgAAGAGGGGCGAGCCCGAGGCCGAGGACAAAGGCGACAAGGCCGACAAGGACTCCAAGAGGAAGGCCAGAGCGCCCTCTGCGGACGACGACAAGGAGAGCGGGGCGGAGGGCCCcgccgaggccccgcccccgaccccgGCCGGCGAGAAGAGATCCGCCGAATCGCCGGCGAAGGAGAAGCCCGGCGGCGCCGGCGACGGAGACAAGGAGCCCGCGGAGACGGCCAGGCCGCCACAGGCCGCCGCGACGAAGGACAAGCTCCAGGCGAAGGAGGGGAGCCCGCAGCCGGCCCCCGACGATCAGGACGTGGACTCGGACTCGGAGCGCAAGCTCGTCATCGACTTCGAGGGAgaccaggccagccaggagcGCAAGAAGAGCAAGAAGGAGTCCGCTGGGGCTGGAGACCCCAAAGAGGCCCCCGCTGCCAAACCTGAGG GTAAAGCTCCTGCACCCTCCAGTGCAGTTCCATTGCCACCTATCGAAGCAGCTTCCTCCACCCCAAGCGTCAAAGACCCCTCCCAGCCGCCCATCACCATCCCCCTCAACATGGTCTCCTTCACGGCATCCGCCCTCCTGCCTAACGCCCCGTCCACCGTGaagaaacagcgccccctgctgccccggGAGACCGCCCCTGTGGTGCAGCGCGCTGTGGTGTGGAACCCCACCACCAAGTTCCAGACCTCGTCCCAGAAGTGGCACCTGCAGAAGGTGCAGAGgcagcagcagggccagcaGCCGGCTGCGCAGACGCAGGGAAGCCCTCAGCAGCTGACGCAGACGCAGTCCCAGACGCCTGCCCAAACGCAGTCCCTCGCGGCCGCGTCGCTGCAGCAGTCCCCCAGCACGCGCTACCAAACGCGGCAGGCGGTGAAAG CCGTTCAGCAGAAGGATGCCCCTCAGCCCACTCCCACCACGGCCGTGACCTTGGTAACCACCACTCCAGCTGTGCCCATGATTGCTGCCCCCTTGACGGTCAACACACCCTCGTCCTCCGGGGACTTCCAGATCGCCACCACCTCCGCTGACGTCGCAGCGGACATAGCCAAGTACACCAACAAA ATTATGGACACAATTAAAGGTACAATGACAGAGATGTACAATGACCTCTCTAAGAGTACATCGGGAAATACTGTAGCAGAG ATTCGGCGTTTGAGAATCGAAATTGAGAAACTGCAGTGGTTGCATCAGCAAGAGCTTTCAGAAATGAAGCACAATTTAG AGCTGACCATGGCAGAGATGAGGCAGAGtctggagcaggagagagagcgtctGGTGGCTGAGGTGAAGAAGCAGATGGAGGTGGAGAAGCAGCAGGCGGTGGATGACACTAAGAAGAAGCAGTGGTGCGCTAACTGCAGGAAGGAGGCCATCTTCTACTGCTGCTGGAACACCAGCTACTGCGACTACCCCTGCCAGCAGGCCCACTGGCCCGAGCACATGAAGTCCTGCACACAGTCGG CGACGGCCTCTCAGCAGGAGTCTGAGACGGAGGCAGCCACAGACGCTACGAGCAAAGCCTCCGGACAGCCAGCCAGCGGCCAGTCGTCCCCGACAGAGGCCGCCACGGCGCctacagacacagactgcagcCTGGAGAAAAGCAAAGACAGCAGCAGCGCCGTCAGCGTGTCCTAA
- the LOC135238600 gene encoding MYND-type zinc finger-containing chromatin reader ZMYND8-like isoform X5, with translation MHPQSLAEEEIKQESDVGEGMDISTRSKVSDLGSVEGSAQKRKLPSPPHSSNGHSSSETSPSPVKKKKKPGLVNNSKEQKITVAECIETQSKAMTMLTIDQLSFLLKFALQKMKQPGTEPFQKPVSLEQHPDYAEYIFHAMDLCTLEKNIKKKMYGCTEAFLADVKWILHNCIIYNGGNHKLTATAKVIIKICEHEMNEIEVCPECYLSACQKRENWFCEPCSNPHPLVWAKLKGFPFWPAKAIRDKDGQVDARFFGQHDRAWVPLNNCYLMSKEIPFSVKKTKSIFNSAMQEMEIYVENSRKKFGVFNYAPFRTPYTPDNQFQMLLDPSNPSVGSVKPEKQEKIKFSFDMTASPKILLGKSALPGSGGRRVSLTDMPRSPMSTNSSVHTGSDVEPDTTEKGGGKAVSSHLSAGEESMDCAASPAPTKTGPTGSVTDSPKPFSPQAPAPIVPKQERTSTTGSILNLNLDRSKAEMDLKELSESVQQQHAVPVVLTSPKRQIRSRFQLNLDKTIESCKAQLGIDEISEDVYKGVEHSDSEDSEKSDSSDSEYASEEEQRTKRGEPEAEDKGDKADKDSKRKARAPSADDDKESGAEGPAEAPPPTPAGEKRSAESPAKEKPGGAGDGDKEPAETARPPQAAATKDKLQAKEGSPQPAPDDQDVDSDSERKLVIDFEGDQASQERKKSKKESAGAGDPKEAPAAKPEGKAPAPSSAVPLPPIEAASSTPSVKDPSQPPITIPLNMVSFTASALLPNAPSTVKKQRPLLPRETAPVVQRAVVWNPTTKFQTSSQKWHLQKVQRQQQGQQPAAQTQGSPQQLTQTQSQTPAQTQSLAAASLQQSPSTRYQTRQAVKAVQQKDAPQPTPTTAVTLVTTTPAVPMIAAPLTVNTPSSSGDFQIATTSADVAADIAKYTNKIMDTIKGTMTEMYNDLSKSTSGNTVAEIRRLRIEIEKLQWLHQQELSEMKHNLELTMAEMRQSLEQERERLVAEVKKQMEVEKQQAVDDTKKKQWCANCRKEAIFYCCWNTSYCDYPCQQAHWPEHMKSCTQSATASQQESETEAATDATSKASGQPASGQSSPTEAATAPTDTDCSLEKSKDSSSAVSVS, from the exons ATGCATCCACAGAG TTTGGCCGAGGAGGAGATTAAGCAGGAGTCGGATGTGGGAGAGGGGATGGACATCTCCACACGTTCCAAAG TTTCAGATCTGGGATCAGTTGAAGGGTCAGCTCAGAAACGCAAGCTGCCCAGCCCCCCACACTCCTCCAATGGGCACTCGTCCTCAGAAACCTCACCCAGCCCCgtcaaaaagaagaagaaaccgGGCCTTGTCAACAACAGTAAAGAGcag aaaataacagtggCTGAGTGCATAGAAACTCAAAGTAAAGCGATGACCATGCTAACAATAGACCAGCTGTCTTTTCTGCTCAAGTTTGCACTTCAGAAGATGAAACAGCCTGGC ACAGAACCATTTCAGAAGCCTGTGTCTCTTGAGCAGCACCCGGACTACGCTGAATACATTTTCCATGCCATGGACCTTTGTACCTTAGAGAAG AatatcaaaaagaaaatgtatggcTGTACGGAGGCGTTTTTGGCTGATGTAAAATGGATCTTGCACAACTGCATCATTTATAATGGAG GTAATCACAAGCTGACAGCAACAGCTAAAGTCatcattaaaatatgtgaacATGAA ATGAATGAAATTGAAGTCTGCCCTGAGTGCTATCTGTCAGCTTGCCAAAAGAGGGAAAACTGGTTTTGTGAGCCATGC agtaacccccaccccctggtgTGGGCCAAGCTCAAAGGCTTTCCGTTCTGGCCAGCCAAGGCCATCCGGGACAAGGACGGCCAGGTGGACGCTCGCTTTTTTGGGCAGCATGACCG GGCTTGGGTCCCTTTGAACAACTGCTACCTCATGTCTAAAGAGATCcctttttctgtgaaaaagaCCAAGAGCATCTTCAACAGTGCAATGCAAGAGATGGAGATCTATGTGGAGAACAGCCGCAAAAAGTTCGGCGTTTTCAACTACGCCCCCTTCAGGACACCGTACACACCTGACAACCAGTTCCAGATGCTGCTGGACCCCTCCAATCCGTCTGTGGGCTCCGTCAAGCCCGAAAAGCAGGAGAAGATCAAGTTCAGCTTTGACATGACGGCCTCTCCCAAGATCCTCCTGGGCAAGAGCGCGTTGCCAGGCAGCGGAGGGCGGCGGGTGTCCCTGACGGACATGCCCCGCTCTCCCATGAGCACCAACTCCTCGGTCCACACGGGCTCTGACGTGGAGCCGGACACCACGGAGAAGGGTGGAGGCAAAGCTGTGTCCAGCCACCTCAGCGCTGGGGAGGAGTCCATGGACTGTGCAG CTTCTCCTGCCCCCACTAAGACTGGTCCTACAGGCAGCGTGACAGACAGCCCCAAGCCCTTCTCCCCTCAGGCACCCGCTCCTATTGTTCCCAAGCAGGAGAGGACATCCACCACCGGCAGCATCCTCAACCTCAACCTGG ATCGGAGCAAGGCGGAGATGGACCTGAAGGAGCTGAGTGAGagtgtgcagcagcagcacgccGTGCCGGTGGTGCTCACCTCTCCTAAGAGACAGATCAGGAGCCGCTTTCAGCTCAACCTGGACAAGACCATTGAGAGCTGCAAAGCACAGCTGG GGATTGATGAGATCTCTGAAGACGTGTACAAGGGCGTGGAGCACAGCGATTCGGAGGACTCCGAGAAGTCCGACTCCAGCGACAGCGAGTACGCGagtgaggaggagcagaggacgAAGAGGGGCGAGCCCGAGGCCGAGGACAAAGGCGACAAGGCCGACAAGGACTCCAAGAGGAAGGCCAGAGCGCCCTCTGCGGACGACGACAAGGAGAGCGGGGCGGAGGGCCCcgccgaggccccgcccccgaccccgGCCGGCGAGAAGAGATCCGCCGAATCGCCGGCGAAGGAGAAGCCCGGCGGCGCCGGCGACGGAGACAAGGAGCCCGCGGAGACGGCCAGGCCGCCACAGGCCGCCGCGACGAAGGACAAGCTCCAGGCGAAGGAGGGGAGCCCGCAGCCGGCCCCCGACGATCAGGACGTGGACTCGGACTCGGAGCGCAAGCTCGTCATCGACTTCGAGGGAgaccaggccagccaggagcGCAAGAAGAGCAAGAAGGAGTCCGCTGGGGCTGGAGACCCCAAAGAGGCCCCCGCTGCCAAACCTGAGG GTAAAGCTCCTGCACCCTCCAGTGCAGTTCCATTGCCACCTATCGAAGCAGCTTCCTCCACCCCAAGCGTCAAAGACCCCTCCCAGCCGCCCATCACCATCCCCCTCAACATGGTCTCCTTCACGGCATCCGCCCTCCTGCCTAACGCCCCGTCCACCGTGaagaaacagcgccccctgctgccccggGAGACCGCCCCTGTGGTGCAGCGCGCTGTGGTGTGGAACCCCACCACCAAGTTCCAGACCTCGTCCCAGAAGTGGCACCTGCAGAAGGTGCAGAGgcagcagcagggccagcaGCCGGCTGCGCAGACGCAGGGAAGCCCTCAGCAGCTGACGCAGACGCAGTCCCAGACGCCTGCCCAAACGCAGTCCCTCGCGGCCGCGTCGCTGCAGCAGTCCCCCAGCACGCGCTACCAAACGCGGCAGGCGGTGAAAG CCGTTCAGCAGAAGGATGCCCCTCAGCCCACTCCCACCACGGCCGTGACCTTGGTAACCACCACTCCAGCTGTGCCCATGATTGCTGCCCCCTTGACGGTCAACACACCCTCGTCCTCCGGGGACTTCCAGATCGCCACCACCTCCGCTGACGTCGCAGCGGACATAGCCAAGTACACCAACAAA ATTATGGACACAATTAAAGGTACAATGACAGAGATGTACAATGACCTCTCTAAGAGTACATCGGGAAATACTGTAGCAGAG ATTCGGCGTTTGAGAATCGAAATTGAGAAACTGCAGTGGTTGCATCAGCAAGAGCTTTCAGAAATGAAGCACAATTTAG AGCTGACCATGGCAGAGATGAGGCAGAGtctggagcaggagagagagcgtctGGTGGCTGAGGTGAAGAAGCAGATGGAGGTGGAGAAGCAGCAGGCGGTGGATGACACTAAGAAGAAGCAGTGGTGCGCTAACTGCAGGAAGGAGGCCATCTTCTACTGCTGCTGGAACACCAGCTACTGCGACTACCCCTGCCAGCAGGCCCACTGGCCCGAGCACATGAAGTCCTGCACACAGTCGG CGACGGCCTCTCAGCAGGAGTCTGAGACGGAGGCAGCCACAGACGCTACGAGCAAAGCCTCCGGACAGCCAGCCAGCGGCCAGTCGTCCCCGACAGAGGCCGCCACGGCGCctacagacacagactgcagcCTGGAGAAAAGCAAAGACAGCAGCAGCGCCGTCAGCGTGTCCTAA